Part of the Catalinimonas alkaloidigena genome is shown below.
GCTCACCTTTGCAAGGTAGGCTTTCCAGTCTGATGGCTAAGGCAGGGCAGGAAGTTGAAGAAGGTACTCCTTTATTTGTCATAGAAGCGATGAAAATGGAATCTACCATTTCCGCGCCAAGAGCAGGTAAAGTGAAGAAAATTCACCTGGAAGTGAACACGATGGTAGAGCAGGATGATTTGGTGGTAGAACTTGAGTAAATATTGGTTTACAACCGAATAAAAACATGGGGCTGATTTCTAACATATTAGCCCCTTTTCATATTTGGATGGAAATGGAGAAATGCGTCACTTTAACTATTGGCTAAAACTCAATATCTTCTATAGCCCAAACTGGAATAGTACGCCCTCCCTTAAGGCTAATGTATTTCTCCCCTACAGTCCAAACTGTAGTTTCAACATTGTGCAATACATTTTTTTCGTCTCTGAATTTGATATTCACTTTCCCATGATAAAGGTTACCCAACAACATCGCCCTCCTCAGTTGATATTTTCTTTTTGCTTTCTTAAGCGCAGTATTCAATACATCTTTTCTAATAAAATGTAGGTTGCCAATCTGTTCTTTAGGGGTAGGAAGAGATGATTCCATAACTTTTACTGGTTACAGATAAAACTTAAACATTTTTTAATAGTATAAGCACTCCTATAAAATACAAATAATTGAGATGGAAGTCAATCTAACGGATTGATTATCAGGAGAAACTAATAATATGTTATTTTTACTAATGTAGTTAAGCCCGGTTGATTGCACTCATTACCAGATGCTGGAGAAATACGAATATTTTGTTATACATGTCAGGGTCGTCTCTTTGTACTTCCGTCAGTGATGGCAGATGTTGGGCAAAGAATGCTTGCTGGTGAGATGCTTCAATAACAGTACTGATCAGAGCATGAGGATACATAAAATCAGGATTATACTCTTTTACGAGATTGGCTATCAGCCGGCATAACGATTTGTAACCCCTGAAAAGTCCTTCTTTATTATCTTCATCCACATGTTTGGTAAGGTATGTCTTGTTCGATTCTGATACTACAATTCTTCGCAATGCGATCTCATCAATATTTACAAAATTAGGATCAAAGTTGACCTCTTCACATAGCGTTTTAAGCGCAATGTCAAGTTTACGCTCTGCTTCTTCAATGTTATTGATACGATAATCTATCAGGTATTCCATCCATTTCCAGTACCAGGCAATCAGGTACATGAGTAACTTATGCTTATTCTCAAAATACCGATAAATGGAAGCTTCTGTAGAATGAATCTCTTTTGCTAATTTTTTAAATGTAAATTGTTCAAAGCCTAATTCATCAATGAGCTGAATGCTGCTACTTACTATTTTTGTTCCCAGATCAGTATGTTGGGGGTCCTTTAAAAAATATTTTTCGTTTAAGGCAAGTGTTATCATAACCAAAAAATCAAACTGAAGATACAGGCGAAGGTGATCAAAATTAAAGTAGTGGCAATATAGCTATTATTTAATTTAGTATAACTATCCTTTAATTTTGAATATCACTTAAAGCAAATAGTATTACTATTAAGAGTGTTTTTTTAGGAATCTATCAGTGAAACCCATATTTTGATATCTTCAATAATACGTACATACCACAACCTAAAATAATGAAATTCACATCTTGGATAATAGCGCTTGTTTTTCTCCCCGCGCTGGTACTGGCTCAGAAGCGTACAATAGTAAGCATAGAAGGCGAAAAATTTTACATCAACGGTAAACCCACTTATGAGGATAGAAGCTGGCAGGGATATCCTGTGGAGGGGCTTTTGTTCAACGCTCGCATGGTACAAGGTATTTTTGACGATCTTAATGAGGCAAGTAGGGCTCAGTGGAAATATCCTGATACGCATGAATGGTCTGCTGATAGAAATACGAATGAGTTTGTAGCAGCCATGGATGAATGGAATAGATATGGTTTGCTGGCATTTACATTGAATTTACAGGGTGGCAGTCCATTAGGGTATGGCAATCGGGATTGGATCAATTCCGCTTTTGATGAAAATGGTAATCTACGCACTGCTTATTTTCAGCGTCTGGATAAAATTCTTCTAAAAGCAGATGAACTGGGTATGGTGGTGATACTGGGACTTTTTTATTTTGGACAGGATCAGCATCTGAAGAATGAAACAGCAGTATTGAGGGCTGTGGATAATACGATGGACTGGCTATTTGAAAAGGAATACCGTAATGTGCTGATTGAAGCATGCAATGAAACGGATGTCAACAAATATGACCATGATATTCTTAAGACAGAGAGGATCCATGAGATCGTTAAAAGGGTGAGGGATAAAACTAAAAAAGGATATCGGTATCTGGCTACCACCAGCTATGGAGGAGGTACTATTCCTACCTCTAATGTAGTAAAGGTTTCAGATTATATCCTTATCCATGGCAATGGGGTAGGGGAGCCCGAACGAATAACGCAAATGGTTAAAGAGACTAAGGAAGTTGAAGGGTATAGCCCTATGCCAATCGTTTTTAACGAAGATGATCATTATGATTTTGATGAGGACATCAACAATATGGTAGCTGCAGTTAAATCATATGCCTCATGGGGCTTTTTTGATTTCAGAAGAGAGGGTGAAAGCTTTGAGGAAGGCTATCAGAGCGTACCGGTTGATTGGTCAGTAAAGTCTGAAAGGAAGCGGTCTTTTTTTGAGAAAGTCGAGGAAATAAGCGGAGGAAATTGAATAGTTCATCTAAAATGCTTCGTTTAGCCAACAAAAGATTGTTATCTTAGTTTTAATTCTTTACTACCAATTATTTTTTAATGTAAGCTAGCCAGTGCTAGCAGTCATCTTCTATAAATTCAGGCACATTATTGTTTAACCATATAATTTTTAAAAATGAGACTTTTGACCGGAATCTTAACTGTAGCAGCAGCAGCAATTGCAGCCAGTTTTATTTTTTCACAGGATAGCAATACTAAGTCAAGGGCTAAAAGTAGATTTAGTAAAGACAGTAATCGAATCAAATCAGATTTTGAAAAGACTATCAACGAGGGAATATATAATTTGCTAAATGTACTTGGAGAACTAATTGCTGATTACGCTAAGCGTAGCCAGAAATCCATCAAACAAGCCAAGAAGAAAAAACAGTACGTGAGTTTCTAAATGTTTTTTATAAGAAAAGAGTAATCAAGCTCTTTTCTTTACTTTTTAACCTTTAACTAAATGGATTTTGATATTGAAAACCCTCTAGAGCTTGTTACCGATAAGCTAGAAAGTTGGTTGAGTGCAATGATAAAAATGTTGCCTAACCTTGTGGTAGCGATAATCATTGTAATTGTTTTTTACCTTATTGCCCGCCTGGCCAGAAATGGTGTTAAAAAATTATTCCAAAGGGTTTCTTCTAACTACGCGGTAAACAATCTATTTTCTAACATAGTATTTATTGGGCTTTTCATCGCCGGAATTTTTATCGCATTGGGCATATTGGACCTTACTACTTTAGTAGGTTCTTTACTGGCAGGGGTCGGTATCGTAGGTTTAGCGTTAGGATTTGCTTTTCAGGACATCGCAGCCAATTTCATTTCAGGTATCATCATTGCTTTCCAGCAGCCCTTCAAGGTGGGCGATATTATAGAAAATGATGGTCACATGGGAATAGTGACTGATGTCAGTCTTAGAATAACTACCATCAAAACCTTCCAGGGTTTGGAAGTGCTGATACCCAACAAGCAGCTTTTCCAAAATGTAGTAACTAACTATACCCGCACTAATGAAAGACGTGTGGACCTGGGCGTCGGTGTTTCCTATGGGGATGACCTGGCCAAAGTGAAGAAAGTGACCATAGATGCAGTTTCTAAATTGGATAGCATTGACAAAAACCGCGATGTAACGCTCTTTTTTAATGAATTTGGTGATAGCTCCATTAACTTTTCTGTACGCTTCTGGGCTAAATCACCTAAGCAACCCGATTATCTAGCCGCACAAAGTGATGCGGTGATGGCAATACAACATGCGTATAACGAAAATGATATTATGATACCTTTCCCTATACGTACTTTGGACTTTGGAATTAAAGGAGGAGAAAAGCTTTCTGAAATGGTGTTGCAACACAGTAATGGAAATGGTAAGCATTAGATGGAATATCAGCAAGTAAATTATCTGGCTTTAAAGTGATTACTATTGAAAAAACCCGAGTTAAAGTCGGGTTTTTAAGTATCATTGATTTGCAAGAATAATTGTATTACGTTGTTTGATCATCAATTTCTGCCTCAGGAGCATTTACCTGAACCGAATGGATTCCTTTCTTGCAGGAGGCATCACTGGCGTACATCTGACTACTACCAATGATTTGTCCGTTTGAAGATTTCAGGTTAAAGAAAATCTTGCCGTTTGAAGCGGTTTTCTTTTCAAAACGGCTATCATCTGTAGCATTTTTCTGTACAGATTCAACCCCCTTTATACAGCTTGGCTTGGTTTTATACCCCTGACTGCTAAGTATAATCTGACCGTTACTTGCCTTCAGGCTAAAATGGAACTCACCATCTTTTCTTTTACTTACGATAAATTTTCCCATAATTTTGATTTGAGTAGTTATAGAATTAAAATAATTAACACATTGAATAAAATCTAATTTTTTAAAGTTAAAGGCACTCCAGATTATCATTATATCAGTGCGCAAGCCAAAATTTGAGTTTTTATGTGTTGAGAGTGATTATTAGAAGTAATTCTTTTACCTTCATAGAAACAAACTATCAACCAGATGAAAACTATGAAACCCCTGCTTTCCATTGTCCTGGGAGCATTTCTCTTTACTTATTGTACACCGCAGGAAGCACCTTCAGAGACAACTGAAACTGCCGGACCTAGTTATACCTTTGTAGAAGCGCAGGCGCCCGTCTGGGAAGAGGCGATAGCTCAGATAGAAGAACTGGCAAATGCGATGCCCGAAGATATGTATGATTACAAACCGCATGACAGTGTACGAACATTTGCTGAGCAACTCCTGCACATCGGTGGTTCTTCAAAAGTGATTGCCAATATGTTTTTAAAAGATGTTCAGCCCTCTGGCCCTCCCCCGGAAATGGACGCTTCATCCATGAGCAAAGATGAAGTTGTAGAATATGTGCTCACTAACCTTCGTGAAGCAGGAGAAATCATGAGCAGTGTTTCTGACGATGCACTAAAGGAAGAAACACAAAGTTTTTCAGGAAGAACAATTACACGTATGCAGGGAATGCTTTTGGTACATGATCATCTGACCAACCACAAAGCCAAGGCAAACTTATATGTGCGCATTAGTGGGAATAACCCTCCGGACTATCGGTATTACTAAAATTGATGGATTTACTGAAAATTTCAAGGTGTGCTTGTCACACCTTTTTTTGTCAAAATGGTTGAGTGCTTTCAATTTCAAAAAGCTCATCTACATAATAAGCTCGGGTAGAACTACTATAGAAGTCAAAGCACTCGCCATTGCCGCTACGCATGATACTCTTGCAAACCCCATTGAAAAAGCTTGTTTCCAGATGAGATCGGTTGAGTACGCAGTGTCCCAGCTCGTGAAATACAATAAACTCTTTGTAGGCATCTGAAAAATGGTCCCAAAATGTCTTATCGATAGTAATTTTTCTGGGATTGGTAAAGCGGCTGTATGCACATTGACCTGCTATATGTTCTTCATCAATTTCCTCTATCACTCCACTGATGCCCAGCTCAGATAAATCATAGGATAAACCTCTTTGCCGGGCTTCATCTTCAAATCGGCTGAAATAAGTGTGCAAAGCATCATCTACATCAGGGTATAGCGGCACATCCGACGTTGTAATCTTTGGTACAATTAAATCATTATCCTGTGTACACGCCTGTAAGAGAGTAACATATACTATTGATATGGCATAGATATAATTTCTAGCAGAAAGATAGCGCATAAGTCAAATGATTTAATTGGAACAATCAGAAGTAAATCTTTCGCATAGGGTAATTTTTGATAATGCCAATGACTAACAATGGTACGCCCACATACATTAAATATTGTATTGATATTTTTCAATGATGGACTTGAAGATCGTTTTGTTATCTACGCGACAATATGGATTGGTATCAATTCAGGCTATTTAAGTAAGTTGACGCTATTAGTTTATATCATTGCTTTGTAGCAAGATATTCGCTTCAGTTTCTAATTGAAGTGGCCAAATGAAGCAAAGTCTCAGACTTTGCCTTCATTCATGATTTCAGTCTTCAAGACTGAAACCAGTTTTAGTTTAATGTAAATAAGTCTTCATACTTAACCTGATTCTTGTTTTATTGGTACTGATATTTTCTATTTAGATGCGGTAACAACCTCTTTCATTTTTCAAAAAACAGCTCTACCCAAAAAGGGCAAGTGCAGTCAACTGCAGATCAGTTCAATCAATTAAGCTCCAACGAAAAAAATCAAGCCCCCATTGCTGTGGCTCCTTATAGCCGCCATACTCATGGCAGGTCATTTTCTAAAACAAGGGTAGTAAATTCAAAGAAATTTAATCTTCACATGGGAGCAAAGCATAGAAATTATTTAGCCTATCCGGTATTGATTGATTACCTGCAAAATAAAAAGTGTTTAGGTTTAAATCTTACCAAGCCTACTTCGCATATGCCTATGCCAGCTCCAAAAACACGACATTATCATCTTGCGAATTGAAATCTGAAGAAATGCTCAACCTTCAGATCTTAATGAAAAAGCGGGTTTCTAGCGCGATTGTATTTAAAATATTATAAACGAAGATGGATTGTTTGCGAATGTGATAAATATTTAGTAAAATCTATGGATGATTTTTCTTTGATTTCATCTTACCTATTTTTATTTAATCAACATTTTAAACATCACTCGCCATGAATTTTACAGGTTCAAAAGCAGAGAAGCCACAAGCTAGTGGGATGACCTTCCCATCAGTTGAAAAATTTATGGCTTCTGATGAAGTCACTCTCACTCCGGAACTCACCATTGATGAAGCGATTAATACTATATTAGAAAATAAACTTACTGGAGCGCCAGTTTTAGATCATAACCGCGCCATTGTGGGTATGCTTACTGAGAAGGATTGTTTAAGGCTGATTGTGGATGCTGCCTATAATAATCTTCCTCATCATGATAAAACTGTTTCGGACTATATGTCAAAAGTAGTCAAAACTGTAAGTACCGATCATGATATACTGGATGTGGCCAATGAGTTTCTGACTACGCACTATCGTAAATTCCCGGTGGTGCATAACGGAAAGCTGGTGGGTCAGGTAAGTAGGAGAGATATATTGAAAGCCATGCGTGAAACCAAGATCACGACCTGGTAGTCACATACTTCCATAACTTTCCGTAAATAACTTTTTTGCTGAGTGCACAACGATTTTTGGCTAACTCTTTCGCCGGGAAAATGCCTGCGTAATTCTTTATCTTGAGGTTGTTCGCTGTTTGTTTTCTTAAAAACAGCTATGCTCATGCTATGAGCCAACAAATAAGGGATTTGTTACGCTATCACTAGCCAAGTCATGTAGAGTTCATACGATTTGTTCGGCTGACTTAAAACAAACAAGTAAAGGAGCTTATTGCATCTAAGCTCCTTGCCACCAATTTATCATTAGTGTTTTGAGTCAATCCTAATTTTTACCGGCTTGAAAATGATGTGTGTTTGCATCACTCAATTCCTTAGCCAATGGCGTCCTGTTGCTCTACATGCGTGGAATCTACTGTCTGGCTGCTTGTTTCTATGCCATTTTCAGACAGCTTGACTAAATCCAGTTTTATTTCGGATGACTCTCCTACGCCCCATTCTTCTTCTTTGTCTTTCTTTTTTTTGGGGGTGTACTGTTTGAAATAATCGTATGCTTCCTGTTCAGTATTAAAAAATCGCTCAGAGGAAGGTTTACGAGTTCCGCTTCTTCTAAAACTCACTTTATATTTTTCTGTGCTTTCCATAACTTATTGTTATTAGGTTAAAAAAATCATTCGCAGATGTGCTTCACACCTGCTTTTGTACTTGTTGCTGAAAAGTAGATCTGTGACCATTATCAGCAATAAAAATTGAGCTTTTTCACTCCTATAGCCATAACCTTCTGAATTTGGTGATGTTTGGGGAGCTTGTAAGAATTTCAGGAATCCGGCACAGCGAGAGGAGAAAATGGAGGGGCGCTATGGGAATGCTAGTTTCTGCTCCCATAATTTAAACGGTAGTCAGGGTGATCTGTATTGGCCGTTTGCAATGCTGAAATGATGTGAAATTAGTACTCATATCATCTTATTGTTTCCGCTTCTTTGATATGAAATTGTCGGCCGTATGATTTCTTAAAAGATACCTTCTTATTCTACAGTCGCTCGCATCTCACCGGGATGCGTGGCCGAGTGACAGTTATCTGCAAGGGCAACCATGTAATTGCCGCTGGCCCGAATCATACCAAAATAAAAAAGCGCCACCTTCTTGAGGTGACGCTTTGTGATGATTGGTTTTAGCTTCCGCAAGCTTCGCAGTTGTCGGGATCGTCCAGGGAGCACTGCATGTCCGACTGGTTTTGATTTCGCTGCTCGCTGACGGCAGCCATCTGCTGCTGAGTGGCCGTTTGCGGCTGTCCTAGTGCGGCTTTGTCTACCGTAAACTTGATGGCATCGGTGGCTGCCTTAGTACGCAGATAGTACATGCCGGTCTTAAGTCCTCGCTTCCAGGCATGAAAGTGCATGGATGTCAACTTGCCGAAGTTAGGGTCCTGCATATGTACATTGAGGCTCTGGCTCTGGCAAATGTATGCGCCACGGTCAGCGGCCATGTCAATGATCGTCTTCTGAGATATTTCCCAGGTGGTTTTATACAGATCCTTCAGGTGCTCAGGAATATCATCAATATTCTGTATAGAACCGTTCTCAGAAATCAGGCGATTTTTCATGCCTTCGTTCCACAGGTTCAGGTCTACCAGGTCTTTGAGTAGATGCTTGTTTACTACCACAAACTCACCTGACAGCACACGGCGGGTGTAGATATTAGAAGTATAAGGCTCAAAGCACTCATTATTTCCGAGGATCTGAGAAGTAGAAGCAGTAGGCATAGGCGCCAGCAATAGAGAGTTGCGTACACCGTGCTTTTTTACTTTTTGCTTGAGCGCATTCCAGTCCCAACGTCCGCTGTCGGGAGTTACGCCCCACATATCAAACTGGAAGATACCTTTAGATACCGGTGACCCTTTAAAGGTCTCATAAGCCCCTTCTTTTTGCGCTATTTCCATAGAAGTCTCCATGGATGCATAGTAAATAGTTTCAAAGATATCTCTGTTCAATCCTTTTGCTTCTTCTGACTCAAAAGGCATTTTGAGCATGATGAAAGCATCCGCTAATCCCTGTACACCGATACCAATAGGACGGTGACGCATATTAGAGTTTCGTGCTTCAGGTACCGGATAGTAGTTGACATCAATCACTTTGTTCAGGTTACGGGTCACTACTTTGGTGATCTCGTATAGTTTCTGGTGGTCAAAGCGTGGAGCGCCTCCTTCGCCATCATCTGTTACAAACTTAGGCAATGAGATAGAAGCCAGATTACATACAGCCACTTCGTCAGGAGACGTATACTCCATGATTTCAGTGCAGAGGTTAGAAGAACGGATGGTCCCCAGGTTCTTCTGATTAGACTTGCGGTTGGCATGGTCCTTATACAACATATAAGGGGTACCGGTCTCTATCTGAGATTCAAGAATTTCAAACCATAAATCCTGTGCTTTTACAGTACGACGGGCCTTGCCTTCACGCTCATACTTTTCGTATAGTTTTTCAAAATCATCCCCATAACTATCGTAAAGTCCGGGAGCTTCATTAGGGCAGAAAAGAGACCACTCTTCATTGCTTTCTACTCGCTTCATGAAGAGGTCAGGAATCCACATGGCATAGAAAAGGTCGCGGGCACGAAGTTCTTCCTTACCGTGGTTCTTTTTCAGGTCCAGGAAGTCATAAACATCCGCGTGCCAGGGTTCCAGGTAAATGGCGAAGCTTCCCTTACGCTTTCCGCCTCCCTGATCCACATAACGAGCGGTCATATCAAAGTTTCTCAACATTGGTACAATACCGTTGGAAACACCATTGGTACCCCGTATATACGAACCTGTAGCCCTTACATGGTGGATGCTCAAACCGATACCTCCGGCAGACTGTGAAATTTGTGCACACTGCTTTAGCGTATCATAAATGCCATCAATGGAGTCTTCCTTAATCGTTAAAAGGAAGCAAGACGACATTTGTGGCTTAGGCGTACCCGCATTAAAGAGGGTGGGGGTAGCGTGCGTAAACCACTTTTCTGAAAGCAGATTGTAAGTTTCAATCGCTGCTTCAATATCCTCACCATGAATTCCAACCGCTACTCTCATCAGCATATGCTGAGGACGTTCCACCACTCTACCGTCAAGTTTCATCAAATAAGAACGCTCCAGTGTCTTGAAGCCAAAGTAATCATAGTTATAGTCGCGGCTATATATGATAGTAGAGTCCAACTGAGCCGCATGCTTTTTGATGATGGCATAGGTATCCTTTGAGATCAGCGGCGCATGTTCTCCGGTTTTAGGGTCTTCATATTTATAAAGACGCTTCATGGTATTGGAGAAAGATTTACTGGTCACCTTATGCAGGTTGGAAATAGCAATTCGTGCAGCCAGGACGGCATAGTCAGGGTGTTTTACCGTGAGGGTAGCAGCAGTTTCGGCAGCCAGGTTATCCAGCTCTATAGTGGTCACACCATCATAAATACCGGTAATTACCTTTTTGGCTACTTCCACCGGATGAACGTGATTTACGTCAAGGCCGTAGCAGAGTTTCTCAATTCTGGCCGTAATCTTATCAAATTTGACCGACTCTCGCCTGCCGTCTCTTTTGATTACTAGCATAGGGTTTGGGGATTAATGGTTATAAAATTTTGAATGAACGCTCGTTCTTGTATTACCTTTTGGAGCGCTTTTATGCCACAGCATTATCACTGTCTGGCATGATACGCGCTCCCTTAGCTGTAAATGATATTTACGACTACTTATATGTTTTTAGAAGTCTTCGTCAAGAGAGAACTTTGGCTTGCCCTGATCTTCTGAGCTATTTTTAACGCCTGCCTTCTGGTATTCGCCAACACGCTTTTCAAAGAAATTGGTCTTACCCTGAAGAGAGATCATCTCCATAAAATCAAACGGATTACTGGACTTGTAGACTTTATCACAGCCCAACTCAAGTAGTAAACGGTCAGCGACAAATTCAATGTACTGGCACATCAGGTCTGCGTTCATGCCAATAAGACTTACAGGTAAGGCATCACTTACAAATTCCTTTTCAATAGCTACAGCATCAGTGATGATCTTAGTCACTGTTTCTTTGGGCAGTTTATTGATCAGGTGATTCATGTAGAGGTGGCAGGCAAAATCGCAATGCAACCCTTCGTCACGTGAGATGAGTTCATTGGAAAAAGTCAAGCCAGGCATCAGGCCACGCTTCTTGAGCCAGAAGATAGAGCAGAAGCTGCCTGAGAAGAAGATTCCTTCTACGGCAGCGAAAGCGACCAGTCTTTCAGCAAAATTACCTTCATCAATCCAGCGAAGTGCCCAGTCAGCTTTCTTCTTCACGCAGTCCATAGTTTCAACGGCGCGAAACAGCTTATTTTTTGTTTTAGCGTCTTTAATATAGGTATCTATAAGTAGAGAGTAAGTTTCAGAATGCACGTTTTCCATTGCAATCTGAAAGCCGTAGAAAAACTTAGCCTCAGTATATTGTACTTCGTTTACGAAATTCTCTGCCAGGTTTTCATTTACAATACCATCACTGGCAGCAAAGAATGCCAAAACATGAGAGATAAAATGACGCTCATCGTCAGTCATATTGTTCCAGTCTTTCAGATCCTGGCTTAAGTCTATCTCCTCAGCGGTCCAGAAGCTTGCTTCTTCCTTTTTGTACCATTGCCATATATCGGGGTGCTCAATAGGGAATAATACAAAACGGTTTGGGTTCTCCTGCAAAATCGGTTCTTGCGCTTCTAGTGTTTTCTGATCCATATCTATCTGCATTTTATGATTAAAGACTTATTGTATTTCTATACTTAAATGAAAGCACATTTTTAATTTCTTCCGAAAAAGAAGCATTTTAGAAAAATTGCCTTCGCACTAAGACAAATATGTTTATTTCGCTTCGAAAGAAAAAGTCAATTTTATGTTTTCAGGTCATCCGAATGTTCGTATGTTTAAATTTTATATTTAAAAAAAGTAATGTAAATGCCTGAAAATCAATTAACTATTTAAATTTGTATGTGATTAAGAATTTTTCCAAAAAAATGCCTTCTTAAAATTTTGAAAAGCTAATTGCTTTGTTATGTAAATAAATACTGCGATCAATTGT
Proteins encoded:
- a CDS encoding TetR/AcrR family transcriptional regulator — protein: MITLALNEKYFLKDPQHTDLGTKIVSSSIQLIDELGFEQFTFKKLAKEIHSTEASIYRYFENKHKLLMYLIAWYWKWMEYLIDYRINNIEEAERKLDIALKTLCEEVNFDPNFVNIDEIALRRIVVSESNKTYLTKHVDEDNKEGLFRGYKSLCRLIANLVKEYNPDFMYPHALISTVIEASHQQAFFAQHLPSLTEVQRDDPDMYNKIFVFLQHLVMSAINRA
- a CDS encoding YegP family protein — encoded protein: MGKFIVSKRKDGEFHFSLKASNGQIILSSQGYKTKPSCIKGVESVQKNATDDSRFEKKTASNGKIFFNLKSSNGQIIGSSQMYASDASCKKGIHSVQVNAPEAEIDDQTT
- a CDS encoding DinB family protein, with amino-acid sequence MKTMKPLLSIVLGAFLFTYCTPQEAPSETTETAGPSYTFVEAQAPVWEEAIAQIEELANAMPEDMYDYKPHDSVRTFAEQLLHIGGSSKVIANMFLKDVQPSGPPPEMDASSMSKDEVVEYVLTNLREAGEIMSSVSDDALKEETQSFSGRTITRMQGMLLVHDHLTNHKAKANLYVRISGNNPPDYRYY
- a CDS encoding ribonucleoside-diphosphate reductase subunit alpha; the encoded protein is MLVIKRDGRRESVKFDKITARIEKLCYGLDVNHVHPVEVAKKVITGIYDGVTTIELDNLAAETAATLTVKHPDYAVLAARIAISNLHKVTSKSFSNTMKRLYKYEDPKTGEHAPLISKDTYAIIKKHAAQLDSTIIYSRDYNYDYFGFKTLERSYLMKLDGRVVERPQHMLMRVAVGIHGEDIEAAIETYNLLSEKWFTHATPTLFNAGTPKPQMSSCFLLTIKEDSIDGIYDTLKQCAQISQSAGGIGLSIHHVRATGSYIRGTNGVSNGIVPMLRNFDMTARYVDQGGGKRKGSFAIYLEPWHADVYDFLDLKKNHGKEELRARDLFYAMWIPDLFMKRVESNEEWSLFCPNEAPGLYDSYGDDFEKLYEKYEREGKARRTVKAQDLWFEILESQIETGTPYMLYKDHANRKSNQKNLGTIRSSNLCTEIMEYTSPDEVAVCNLASISLPKFVTDDGEGGAPRFDHQKLYEITKVVTRNLNKVIDVNYYPVPEARNSNMRHRPIGIGVQGLADAFIMLKMPFESEEAKGLNRDIFETIYYASMETSMEIAQKEGAYETFKGSPVSKGIFQFDMWGVTPDSGRWDWNALKQKVKKHGVRNSLLLAPMPTASTSQILGNNECFEPYTSNIYTRRVLSGEFVVVNKHLLKDLVDLNLWNEGMKNRLISENGSIQNIDDIPEHLKDLYKTTWEISQKTIIDMAADRGAYICQSQSLNVHMQDPNFGKLTSMHFHAWKRGLKTGMYYLRTKAATDAIKFTVDKAALGQPQTATQQQMAAVSEQRNQNQSDMQCSLDDPDNCEACGS
- a CDS encoding mechanosensitive ion channel family protein, with product MDFDIENPLELVTDKLESWLSAMIKMLPNLVVAIIIVIVFYLIARLARNGVKKLFQRVSSNYAVNNLFSNIVFIGLFIAGIFIALGILDLTTLVGSLLAGVGIVGLALGFAFQDIAANFISGIIIAFQQPFKVGDIIENDGHMGIVTDVSLRITTIKTFQGLEVLIPNKQLFQNVVTNYTRTNERRVDLGVGVSYGDDLAKVKKVTIDAVSKLDSIDKNRDVTLFFNEFGDSSINFSVRFWAKSPKQPDYLAAQSDAVMAIQHAYNENDIMIPFPIRTLDFGIKGGEKLSEMVLQHSNGNGKH
- a CDS encoding CBS domain-containing protein codes for the protein MNFTGSKAEKPQASGMTFPSVEKFMASDEVTLTPELTIDEAINTILENKLTGAPVLDHNRAIVGMLTEKDCLRLIVDAAYNNLPHHDKTVSDYMSKVVKTVSTDHDILDVANEFLTTHYRKFPVVHNGKLVGQVSRRDILKAMRETKITTW
- a CDS encoding ribonucleoside-diphosphate reductase small subunit, which produces MDQKTLEAQEPILQENPNRFVLFPIEHPDIWQWYKKEEASFWTAEEIDLSQDLKDWNNMTDDERHFISHVLAFFAASDGIVNENLAENFVNEVQYTEAKFFYGFQIAMENVHSETYSLLIDTYIKDAKTKNKLFRAVETMDCVKKKADWALRWIDEGNFAERLVAFAAVEGIFFSGSFCSIFWLKKRGLMPGLTFSNELISRDEGLHCDFACHLYMNHLINKLPKETVTKIITDAVAIEKEFVSDALPVSLIGMNADLMCQYIEFVADRLLLELGCDKVYKSSNPFDFMEMISLQGKTNFFEKRVGEYQKAGVKNSSEDQGKPKFSLDEDF